From a region of the Thermomonas sp. HDW16 genome:
- a CDS encoding Mu transposase C-terminal domain-containing protein has protein sequence MSSLPAIGMVVQRAASKQGPVRRERILWLDRAHDTAATIALDDEKAVPELISAKELDRLWVKGTLTLSIDEFAHLVTADVKHKGRRDKNWRAIKAIVSDEPKCFDRVFRASMLTAAEKTSERSRNTLIRDLRRYWQSGKQKNALATNYDRSGAGGERRISENGKKPGRASVLERHGHVERGPAVTPETAKLFDMYLKKYVLKLNPQSLPYAFGKLIEEKYSTTKRSKSGRLVTEPLPLDRRPTLRQFRYYAKKEHGISAVKKAQDGVEAYEQTMRPVLGNSSLVMGPGSVFQIDATETDTHMVNSIMRERPIGRATHYFMTDAFSGLIGGMHAGIESPSVLMVRQTLANTAQSKVSFCERYEIPIEDKEWPCRHFPESIIADRGEIIAKSADAVVDEHNLKITNLPAFRPDWKPFVEGNFALANHVLHTLPGAIRRTRNEIRKKDPRLEAQLDIFGINQILIQFVLYYNPFHILESHPFDLFEIQHNIKPRPLDLWQWGVLHRSGALRVKSEDAIRMLLLERGEATVTGHGLRFLEADYDCSLAHELEWFQKARTQGHWKVQICFDRRNLEFIYLLPEGRRPLIACPILRRDEQMIGLSLEDIQDYQKFLEYRDALMREEQLAGKVNLHARVEDVVEEQRKRTRDRKKDTPPVSKSAATQGVRDSRNEERARQNAKVHEGVQGTSPAAAPSNTQATQPKASASTTSLSDFRESRGLKLLRERRQGK, from the coding sequence ATGAGCTCGCTGCCGGCAATAGGCATGGTCGTCCAAAGGGCTGCCTCTAAACAGGGGCCAGTGCGTCGTGAACGGATCTTGTGGCTGGATCGCGCGCATGACACTGCGGCAACGATTGCCCTCGATGACGAAAAGGCCGTCCCTGAATTGATCTCAGCAAAGGAACTGGATCGGCTCTGGGTTAAGGGGACGCTGACGCTTTCCATCGATGAGTTCGCCCATCTGGTGACTGCTGACGTCAAGCATAAGGGCCGACGCGATAAGAACTGGCGGGCCATCAAAGCAATTGTCTCGGACGAACCGAAATGCTTTGACCGCGTTTTTCGTGCCTCGATGTTGACCGCTGCTGAGAAGACCAGCGAACGTAGCCGGAACACTTTGATTCGCGATCTGCGGCGTTATTGGCAAAGCGGTAAACAGAAAAATGCTTTAGCCACGAACTACGATCGGTCTGGCGCCGGCGGGGAACGACGAATTTCTGAAAATGGAAAGAAGCCAGGTCGAGCTTCGGTCCTGGAACGCCATGGTCATGTCGAACGAGGTCCGGCGGTAACACCGGAGACTGCCAAGCTGTTTGATATGTATCTCAAGAAATACGTCTTGAAGCTGAATCCGCAGTCGCTTCCGTATGCATTCGGAAAGCTGATCGAGGAGAAATACAGCACGACAAAACGGAGTAAAAGCGGTCGGTTGGTTACCGAGCCACTCCCTCTGGATCGTCGACCCACACTGCGACAATTCCGGTACTACGCGAAGAAAGAGCACGGCATCAGCGCGGTCAAGAAAGCGCAAGATGGTGTTGAGGCCTATGAACAAACCATGCGCCCTGTGCTTGGCAACAGCAGCCTCGTCATGGGGCCTGGCTCGGTGTTCCAGATCGATGCGACCGAGACTGATACCCACATGGTGAATTCGATCATGCGGGAGCGCCCGATCGGCCGGGCGACGCACTACTTCATGACCGATGCCTTCTCGGGACTGATTGGCGGCATGCATGCGGGCATCGAGTCGCCAAGCGTGTTGATGGTGCGTCAAACGCTGGCGAATACCGCCCAGTCCAAGGTCTCGTTCTGCGAGCGGTACGAGATTCCGATTGAAGATAAGGAATGGCCGTGCAGGCACTTTCCGGAATCCATCATTGCGGATCGGGGTGAGATCATCGCGAAATCAGCGGATGCCGTGGTGGATGAGCACAACCTCAAGATCACCAATCTCCCCGCGTTCCGGCCGGACTGGAAGCCCTTCGTGGAAGGGAACTTCGCCTTGGCGAACCATGTACTCCATACGCTTCCCGGGGCAATTCGCCGTACCCGCAATGAAATTCGGAAGAAGGATCCGCGGCTGGAGGCGCAACTGGATATCTTTGGGATCAATCAGATTCTCATTCAGTTTGTCCTGTACTACAACCCGTTCCATATCCTGGAGAGCCATCCGTTTGACCTCTTCGAGATTCAGCACAACATAAAGCCTCGTCCACTCGATCTATGGCAGTGGGGTGTCCTGCATCGGAGCGGCGCGCTCCGTGTGAAGTCGGAAGATGCTATCCGCATGCTGTTGTTGGAGCGCGGGGAGGCGACCGTGACGGGACATGGGTTGCGTTTTCTGGAGGCAGACTACGATTGTTCGCTGGCGCATGAGCTCGAGTGGTTCCAGAAGGCGCGCACTCAGGGACATTGGAAAGTGCAGATTTGCTTTGACCGGCGCAACCTGGAGTTCATTTATTTGCTGCCGGAAGGCCGTAGGCCGCTGATCGCGTGCCCCATCCTTCGTCGCGACGAGCAGATGATTGGCCTGTCGCTCGAGGACATTCAGGATTATCAGAAATTCCTCGAATATCGCGATGCTCTCATGCGTGAGGAGCAGCTCGCCGGGAAGGTGAACCTCCATGCGCGCGTAGAGGACGTCGTCGAAGAGCAGCGCAAGCGTACGCGTGATCGCAAGAAAGACACGCCGCCGGTATCCAAGTCCGCGGCCACGCAGGGTGTGCGGGACTCTCGCAATGAGGAACGCGCGCGGCAGAACGCCAAGGTTCACGAGGGTGTTCAGGGGACGTCACCGGCGGCGGCTCCTTCCAATACGCAGGCCACTCAGCCGAAGGCCTCGGCTTCCACTACATCCTTGTCCGACTTTCGCGAATCGCGC